The following is a genomic window from Geminicoccaceae bacterium.
GGGGCGGATGGCATGGGGCGCCCGCTCGACGCCGACCCGCAACCCCTGATGCAACAACCGGGGCCGGCCGTTTCGGTGGCGCCGTCGTCGGGCTACTCGGCCGGCGATCGCGGCACGGGCGAGACGGTCCCGCAAAACGGCACGGTGCCTGTCGCCAGCGATATGCCCACGCCGAGTGTCAGGCCGGTGACGGGCCACGTATTTGTACCGCGAAGTCGTCCACGCGGCTGAGATTCGTCGACACGGATACGGGGATCGGTGTCAGTCGGCACCGATCCTGTAGCGGCTCAGGCGCTCGTAGATCGGCATGGCCTGATCGACGAGCCTTCGCAGATTATCGGGCAGGATGGAATGTTCTCCTGTCTCTGGCGGCGCGAATCCGGTCGACTCCCATATGGCCTTGTACCAATGCGATCCCCAGACACCGTCGTCGGGATGGGGACCGGGAGGCCATTTCAGCATGGCTGGATCGAACGCGATGCCAAGTCCCTCGCACAAGGCACCCAACACACGCTGCGGATTTGCGCGAACATCGGCCGCATCGATGACCGGCGGTGATCGTCCCTCCAGTTCCGAGGCCCGCTCGAATATGCGTTCCTGCTCGACAAAGCCCAGGTCATCGAGCGTCGGGTCCTCGCGCTTGGCGTTGTAACTTGCGACGACCCGCGCAGGATGCCGGATGAGGAAGGCATTGCGAACCGATCCCAGCCAGCCGAGATCGAATTGCGGCAGCATGTGGTGGGTCATGTGCTTCTGGTAGAAATGTGCCTTCGGGCCGGGGCTGGCACACTGGGCCATAACTGTTGCGGGGTCGGTCTCGCCCGCGGCAATGATCGCGTCCCGCATCGGATGGTCGAGGCCGGTCGCCTGCAGATAGGCCGCATAGAATGGTTCATCGGCGACCGTACAATCGGTTCGTTGCGAGAAGCTGCGCATCATGGCAGTCGACAGATTGCGCGGTCCTGACCACATGGCGATATTCATGGCTCTCCTGTTGTTGTCCTTGGGTAATGTGTGGCCATCAGTCGGTAGCAACGTCCTCGAAATTTTCCAGTCTGGCGGCACAGAACTTGAATTCAGGAATCTTTCCGAACGGGTCCAGTTGCGGGTTGGTGAGCAGATTGGCAGCCGCCTCGGCAAAGCAGAACGGGATGAACAGGACGCCCGGCGGCACATCGCGATCGGCTCGCACGGTAAGGGTTATACTGCCCCGGCGCGTGGACACATTGACCTGTGACCCGGCCCGGAGACCGCGACGGGCAAGCTCCTTCGGATTGATGCCGACAGTTGGGGAAGGTTCCAGATAGTCGAGCGTGCTGGCTCGGCGCGTCATGGCACCCGTGTGCCAGTGTTCCAGCATTCTTCCCGTCGTGAGGATGAGCGGGTAGTCGTCGTCGGGAAGCTCGTCCGGCGGCAGGACATCGGCCGGTACGATCCTTGCCCGGCCGGACGCCGTGGGGAAACTCTCGGCAAAGACGATTTCGCTGCCAGGCTGGTCGTCACCCGGACACGGATAGGTGACGGAGTCCTCACGCTCCAGCCTTGCCCAGCTGATATGACTGAGCGATGGCATGACCTGGGCCATCTCGCTGAATACCTCTGCCGGACCGGCATAATTCCAGTCCATGCCCATACCCCTGGCGACTTCCTGGATGATCCACCAGTCCTGTCGTGCATCGCCGGGAGGAGATACAACCGGATGGCCCATCTGGACCTGTCGATTGGTATTGGTGAAGGTCCCGAGCTTTTCGGCGTGGGCTGATGCCGGCAGCACGACATCGGCCTGCCAGGCCGTCTCGGTCAGGAAGATGTCCTGGACCACCAGATGTTCCAGCATGGCGAGACCCTCTCGGGCATGTTTCTGGTCGGGATCGGACATGGCCGGATTCTCGCCCTCGACATACATGGCCTTGATGGTGCCCTCATGGATCGCATTGATGATCTCCACCACGGTCAGACCGCGCTTGTCGTCGAGCGGCGTTTCCCAGAATTCCTGCATCTGGCGGTGAATTTCCACGTTCTCCACAGACCTGTAATCGGGGAAAACCATCGGAATGAGCCCTGCATCCGACGCACCCTGGACATTGTTCTGGCCGCGCAGCGGATGGAACCCGGTGCCCGGACGGCCGATCTGGCCCGTGATCAGCGCCAGGGTGATCAGGCAGCGGGCATTGTCGGTGCCGTGCACATGTTGGGAAACTCCCATGCCCCAGAAGATAATCGATGCCTCGGACTTCGCATAGGCCCTCGCCACCTCGCGCAGCGTCGGCGCATCGATGCCGCAGACATCGGCCATCTTTTCCGGAGAGAACGGCCTGATCCGCTCCCGCAGGAGGTCGAAACCCTCGGTCATCGCCTGAATATACTGCTCGTCGTAGAGGTTTTCCTCGATGATGGTGTAGATCATCGCGTTCAGCATCGCGACGTCGGTGCCCCCCTTGAACTGCATGTTCTTCCATGCATGGCGGGCCAGCGGCTGGCGGATCGGATCCATGATGACGAGCTTCTTGCCCTGCTTGGCAGCCTGTTTGAAATAGGTCGCCGCAACCGGATGGTTCTGCGCCGGGCGGGCACCGATGATGATCATCAGTTCCGCATCGTTGGCAGCCATGAAGGGTGCGGAGACGGCGCCGGAGCCGACGCATTCCATCAGTGCCGCCACCGAACTTGCATGGCACAGGCGGGTGCAGTGATCGACATTGTTGGTGCCGAAGCCAGTGCGTACCAGTTTCTGGAACAGGTAGGCTTCTTCGTTGGAGCCCTTGGCCGAGCCGAAACCGGCCATGGCCGATGCACCGGCGCGGTCGCGAACCGTGCGCAGACCGCCTGCCGCGACTTCCAGGGCCTCTTCCCATGTCGCTTCGCGAAAGATGGACGACCAGTCGCCATCGGCGATCTGGATGTCCCAGCGCTTTGGCGCGTCCTTACGGCGGATGAGCGGTGTCGTCAGCCGTGCCGGGTGATGAACATAGTCGAAGCCGAAGCGCCCCTTGACGCATAGCCGGTTCTCGTTGGAGGGGCCGTTGCGGCCATCGACCATGAGAATCCTGTCATCCTTGACATGGACCGTAGTCTGGCATCCGACGCCGCAGAACGGGCAGAGCGAGTCGACCGTGCGATCTGCCCATTGGGTCCGCTTGCCGGTATCGTCGACGAGGGACTTTTCGATCAGGGCGCCGGTGGGACATGCCTGGACACATTCGCCACAGGCAACGCAGGTGCTTTGGCCCATGACCGAGTCGAAATCGAACACAACCTTGGCACCATGTCCGCGATAGGCCATGCCGATGACGTCATTCACCTGGACCTCGCGGCAGGCCCGGACGCACAGTCCGCAGTGGATGCAGGCATCCAGGTTGACGGCCATCGCCACATGACTGATATCGCGTTCGGTGCGGTTGCCGGCCTCGAACCGGCTGTGCTCGATATTGAGTCGATCAGCCCACTGCCAGAACTTGCTGTCCGGATCGGGAGAGGATTCACGCGACGGCTGGTCGGAGACGAGCAGTTCCATGACCATGGCGCGGGCCTTTTTTGCCCGTTCGCCCCGGGTTGCGACTTTCATGTCCGGGGTCGGCATGCGCATGCAGGATGCTGCCAGCGTGCGTTCGCCCTCGATTTCGACCATGCATACCCGGCAGTTGCCGTCAGCACGGTAGCCGGGCTCGGGACTGTAGCAGAGATGCGGGATCTCGATGCCCTCGCGTCGTGCCACCTGC
Proteins encoded in this region:
- a CDS encoding HAD family hydrolase; the protein is MWSGPRNLSTAMMRSFSQRTDCTVADEPFYAAYLQATGLDHPMRDAIIAAGETDPATVMAQCASPGPKAHFYQKHMTHHMLPQFDLGWLGSVRNAFLIRHPARVVASYNAKREDPTLDDLGFVEQERIFERASELEGRSPPVIDAADVRANPQRVLGALCEGLGIAFDPAMLKWPPGPHPDDGVWGSHWYKAIWESTGFAPPETGEHSILPDNLRRLVDQAMPIYERLSRYRIGAD
- the fdhF gene encoding formate dehydrogenase subunit alpha, translating into MSETITFTIDGREVKAAAGESIWQVARREGIEIPHLCYSPEPGYRADGNCRVCMVEIEGERTLAASCMRMPTPDMKVATRGERAKKARAMVMELLVSDQPSRESSPDPDSKFWQWADRLNIEHSRFEAGNRTERDISHVAMAVNLDACIHCGLCVRACREVQVNDVIGMAYRGHGAKVVFDFDSVMGQSTCVACGECVQACPTGALIEKSLVDDTGKRTQWADRTVDSLCPFCGVGCQTTVHVKDDRILMVDGRNGPSNENRLCVKGRFGFDYVHHPARLTTPLIRRKDAPKRWDIQIADGDWSSIFREATWEEALEVAAGGLRTVRDRAGASAMAGFGSAKGSNEEAYLFQKLVRTGFGTNNVDHCTRLCHASSVAALMECVGSGAVSAPFMAANDAELMIIIGARPAQNHPVAATYFKQAAKQGKKLVIMDPIRQPLARHAWKNMQFKGGTDVAMLNAMIYTIIEENLYDEQYIQAMTEGFDLLRERIRPFSPEKMADVCGIDAPTLREVARAYAKSEASIIFWGMGVSQHVHGTDNARCLITLALITGQIGRPGTGFHPLRGQNNVQGASDAGLIPMVFPDYRSVENVEIHRQMQEFWETPLDDKRGLTVVEIINAIHEGTIKAMYVEGENPAMSDPDQKHAREGLAMLEHLVVQDIFLTETAWQADVVLPASAHAEKLGTFTNTNRQVQMGHPVVSPPGDARQDWWIIQEVARGMGMDWNYAGPAEVFSEMAQVMPSLSHISWARLEREDSVTYPCPGDDQPGSEIVFAESFPTASGRARIVPADVLPPDELPDDDYPLILTTGRMLEHWHTGAMTRRASTLDYLEPSPTVGINPKELARRGLRAGSQVNVSTRRGSITLTVRADRDVPPGVLFIPFCFAEAAANLLTNPQLDPFGKIPEFKFCAARLENFEDVATD